TCTCTTCTCTTTTAGAACAATTAAAGCctctttatatgtattttttaatttgcttatttattactttatttttttctttttattttttattttttaaagataagaAAACTTTTGTTTTCCTCGTCAAAATCCACCATTTTAGCTGTCCGCCTGTCCCCTTCAAACGCAAATAAACCATCCCTCGCCAcaaaatcacaacttctcaaaCTCTTTCTTTCCCCCTCccccgttctctctctctctgtctcgaTACCTACAGTTTCACTCACTCATCGCTCACTAGTTTTCTCAACCGTAACCCTTGTTTGGCCCATAAGGTAAAACGAAGATCCTATGGAGGCACCTGAGTTTTTCCAGAGCGCGGGATTTTGCCCACAATACGTGCCCGAAAAGCGTCACTCATCAGATAATAAAACTGCCGGCGCTGGCGGAGACCATTTCATTGTGGAGGATCTCCTCGACTTTTCCAACGAAGACGCTGTCATTACTGACGGTATTCTCGACAAGGCCGCTGGAAACTCTGTCGAATCCTCCACTGTTACCGTCGCCGACAGCTGCAATTCCGCGTCGTTTTCGGGGGGTGAACCGAATTTTGTCGGTGATATCGGGTGCCGAAATTTCTCTGACGGGCATTTCCCCAGCGACCTTTGTGAGCCGGTAATATTCTGCAGTTCATGAAAAATatcatgtgtgcatgtgtgaggaCGTCAGAGAGAGATTTTTAAGATCATCCTGATAAATTCTGTATTTTTGGTTTCCTTTTACAGTATGACGACTTAGCTGAGCTCGAATGGCTTTCCAATTTCGTGGAGGAATCGTTCTCCAGCGAGGATTTGCAGAAGCTCCAGCTGATATCCGGCATGAAAGCCAGGACCGACGAAGCGTCAGAAACTAGCATCGAATTCCAACCCGAGCCCAGTCGGAACAGCCCCATATTCAACCCCGATATGTCGGTCCCGGCCAAGGCCAGGAGCAAGCGGTCCCGGGCTGCCCCATGCAACTGGACGTCCCGCCTCCTCGTACTCTCTCAAGCCACAGCCTCGCCCGAGCCCGACGTTGTCTATCAGGCACCCGTGAGCTCCGGCAAGAAAACCGCAAAGGCCACACCAAAGAAGAAGGATGGTCCCGAAGGAGCAGTCAGTGACGGCAGGAAATGCCTGCATTGCGCCACGGATAAGACGCCGCAGTGGCGGACGGGGCCAATGGGCCCGAAAACACTTTGTAATGCATGCGGGGTTAGGTACAAGTCCGGTCGGTTAGTACCGGAGTACCGTCCTGCAGCTAGCCCAACATTTATGCTGACGAAACACTCGAATTCACACCGGAAGGTACTGGAGCTTCGGCGCCAGAAGGAGATGCTGAGAGCCCAGCAGCAGGGGGAGCATCAGCAGCAGCAATTCCTTCATCACCAGAACATGGTGTTCGAAGTATCCAACGGTGACGATTACTTGATTCACCAACACGTGGGCCCCGATTTCAGGCAGCTGATCTAGCTGCGGGCGGTAGCTACGAAGAGTTAGGAGAATCCTCGCACGATAGTCTCGGCAGTTAATTTTGGGAGATTAATTTGAATTAGCAGTTGACAATTTATAAGTACTTTACTATAATTAGCCAATTTGCGAaatttaattttccattttTGTAGGCTTAATTTTTGGATTTCGTAATCTGTTGTGTTAATTAATGTTGTTTCACGAGTTTCTTTGCCTTATAACTTGGCAAATTCTGAAACCCAATTTTTCCCTAATTAATTCAGTTTTTTTCCCTAATTATTCCTCTTGATCTCATTTTCTCTTATTGTTCCTTTTTAATAACTGCATGGGAAATATTAGCTTAATTTCAATGTGTTTATACTTTAGAATatgactttttaaaaaaaaaaaaaaattaagattagaGGTTTTGAATTTAGATTTTCTATTTAGAGAATCGGATCATATGCTATTAAACTCTTGGTACAAAAATATGACATTAATCAAGAGAAATGAATGATAATTTATTGGCAAAAAATGCATGTGATTCTAAgcgaaaaaagaagaaggcaaATAGCTAGGTAGATAGgataataaacatatataaaaatgtttAGCACGCATATATACATGGATCTATATATTTATGGTCACAGTAGCTAATTAAATATTGGAGACTATCCCTTTCTTTTCCATCGTGCCAACCATGCCAAGCGGACAGATATAAAGGAAAAATCGTTAAATTAACagaagaattatatatatatctaaccaACTggagaaattaataattaaacccATCATGTATATCTCAAAAACGtcctattacattttttttttttttttctttttgcatgcAACCGGAAAATTTTACGTACTAGCTCGCCCCTGgccaaaataattaaaatatatatattatttatttttgttttcaaaaggCATCGAGTTTTATTAAATGCATAGTGATGTTATGTACTAGAGACTGAATGTACAAAGTTTGTACAATTACTTTATAAAATTGTGGATCCcattaatttttaatacttttttataatgaagtctattttcttaaaagacTCATACAGAATTTGTACattttaaacttatatatatatatatatatatatattatcattttctccCTAATGCAAAGATGTACTTTGCGTGAAACGAATGCAATGGAATCAAAATTGAAGCTTTGGTGGAGGTGCGTGCTTGATCAACACTAATCAAGTAATGTTAagtacaagttttaaatagataaatcttatataagttctttataaaaaaagtgaatttcactaattaaaaaattatatttttttacacttttttaaatagagtacttttttacaaaaatttgtacgatatttatctatttaagacTTGTACAGATCACTCCTCTTTTATTTAACtggatattttttta
This genomic window from Carya illinoinensis cultivar Pawnee chromosome 7, C.illinoinensisPawnee_v1, whole genome shotgun sequence contains:
- the LOC122315028 gene encoding GATA transcription factor 12-like, whose translation is MEAPEFFQSAGFCPQYVPEKRHSSDNKTAGAGGDHFIVEDLLDFSNEDAVITDGILDKAAGNSVESSTVTVADSCNSASFSGGEPNFVGDIGCRNFSDGHFPSDLCEPYDDLAELEWLSNFVEESFSSEDLQKLQLISGMKARTDEASETSIEFQPEPSRNSPIFNPDMSVPAKARSKRSRAAPCNWTSRLLVLSQATASPEPDVVYQAPVSSGKKTAKATPKKKDGPEGAVSDGRKCLHCATDKTPQWRTGPMGPKTLCNACGVRYKSGRLVPEYRPAASPTFMLTKHSNSHRKVLELRRQKEMLRAQQQGEHQQQQFLHHQNMVFEVSNGDDYLIHQHVGPDFRQLI